ATTGTCCCTTTTGGTAAACTCTGTTGAGAGCACTCACTCATGATTACTTGAGCAGCTCATTGGTCTTGCACACATGTGAACTTTAGCCTGATAAAAGATAGTACAGCATATGGAACAAGGCACCAGGGGATAGAGTGTAAGACCTAATTCTTGCTATTATGCAAACCGGAACAGTAATGTGCTGGGTTTGCTATTCTATTTTCACATTGTCCTTACCAGTATAATTCCAACCATGATGGATGTGTaacctgtaaccccccccccgcTCTTCTCCTACGGCAGGTCCAGCATGCCATGCTCCTCCAGGACCCCCTGAGTTCTGTCATACACCTCTCCGATGGCCCGGACCACCCTGTTCAGCACCACGCTGGCCTCTTCCTGGTTCGTCACACACACCAGCCTGTAGAAGAAACTCCGCTCAGGCATGGCGATGAAGGCTATCTCCGCTGCCCTGCGTACAAACCAGGAGTGGTGGTGGGCCAGGGTGTGCTGATAGGCCTCACGGCAGAGCTCCGAGGGGCTCCGCAGCCGGCCCCCCACAGGCCCCTCCCCCAGCTTTTCCAGGAAGACCTGCAGCCACAACAGGGCCCGGTGCAGCCGGAGCAGAGTACGACACCCAGATTCTGTCATCTGCTGGAAGTCTACCAGGCCCCGGCTCAACTCAGTGTGGATCATAGAGCGCAAAGATAGGTAGGTACTGCTTGGTGCTGCCACTGAGgcctctgtcccctcctgtccACCACCATGCGCTCTGGTACCAGACACCAACCCCAAGGCTAGGCCCACTTCTCCCTCATCGCTGCTACCTGCCTCCCGCAGGGTCAGGTCACGGATTATGGAAGTTTTGGCTTCAATCTCCTGAGATATGAGTCCAACCATCGGTCCAAGAGCCTCCATGAACCTGTCACAGAGgatggagcaggaggaggagagaagcaaTCAACAACCACACAGAGCCCAAATAATCCACATCTCTGTTTAGAGTTCATTCAGCCTGGTTCATTCAAGCGGATGTGAATGTCCCTTCTATTCAGCCAGTGAGTGTATTGACTGGCTGGAGTCTGgtctctgtgtctgcatgtcCTGTCTGATGGGCTTACTTGATAAGCTCGTCCCAACTAGCGAGATAAGGCTGCAGCAGCACGTCGTTGGTGGGTGCCGGCGCAGCCAGCAGGTGAGACAACAGCTCCGACACCTGGAACTTCTGACCGGGACACACCTCCAGTATGGCCCCGTCCTCATCACTATCAGCCTCACTGCCATTGGACAGATGGTGAGGCTGGGCATGGGGTAAGAGgagtgggaaagggagaggagaggttcaTGTGAGTAAATTTGGTGGTCCCTATTAAGTTCATT
Above is a genomic segment from Oncorhynchus masou masou isolate Uvic2021 chromosome 12, UVic_Omas_1.1, whole genome shotgun sequence containing:
- the gltpd2b gene encoding glycolipid transfer protein domain-containing protein 2, producing the protein MGIKGKAALAIVVLLFFLGSMWLQGSLDYQWDSCLKGYIQINSPHHLSNGSEADSDEDGAILEVCPGQKFQVSELLSHLLAAPAPTNDVLLQPYLASWDELIKFMEALGPMVGLISQEIEAKTSIIRDLTLREAGSSDEGEVGLALGLVSGTRAHGGGQEGTEASVAAPSSTYLSLRSMIHTELSRGLVDFQQMTESGCRTLLRLHRALLWLQVFLEKLGEGPVGGRLRSPSELCREAYQHTLAHHHSWFVRRAAEIAFIAMPERSFFYRLVCVTNQEEASVVLNRVVRAIGEVYDRTQGVLEEHGMLDLP